TCTTGGACAGAATGCGCAGCCTTTTGGCATATTCAGCAAGTTAATCGGTGACCCCGGAATCGGCAGCAGTTTTTCACCAATCCGATCCACATTCGGTATGGAGCGAAGCAGTCCCTTCGTATACTCATGGCAGGGACGATAGAAAATATCATCCGCTGTACCTCTTTCACAGACACGGCCGCCATACATTACAATGATTTCATCACACATATCAGCAATTACACCAAGGTCATGGGTTACCATAATGATGGCCATTCCCAGCTTTTTCTGTAATTTCTGCATCAATTCCAGAATCTGTGCCTGTATGGTTACATCCAGCGCTGTGGTTGGCTCATCGGCAATCAGAATATCCGGTTCACAGGCCAGCGCCATGGCTATCATTACACGCTGACGCATCCCACCTGACAATTCATAGGGATATTGCTTAATTCGCTTCTTCGGCTCATTCACGCCTACTAAAGTCAGCATCTCTACTGCACGGTCAATCGCCTCTTTTCCCTTTCTGGGTGTATGGAGTTCGATTGCCTCTCGTATCTGATTACCGATCGTGAACACTGGATTCAGGCTGGTCATCGGATCCTGGAAAATAATTGAGCAGCATTTGCCCCGGAACTTTCTTAACTGCTCCTCTGAGTATTTTGTGATATCCTCACCTTTATATAATACCTCACCACTCTTTATGGTTCCATTCTTTTCAAGAATCTGCATGATGGAATAAGCGGTTACACTTTTCCCCGAACCGGACTCTCCTACAATTCCCAGGATTTTCCCTCTGTCCAGATTGAAGGATACCCCGTTTACGGCCATCACCTCACCTTTTTCTGTCGTAAAGGAGGTGTAGAGATTTTTTACGGTTAATATATTCTCACTCATATTTCTTACCTCCTTAATTTGGGATCAAATGCATCACGAAGACCATCTCCCAATAGATTAAATGACAATGTTATCAGTGCTATCATAATTGCCGGGAAAATCAGCTTATAAGAATATGTGGTGATCCCCGCTCTGGCCAGGCTGGCCAGTGATCCCAGAGAAGGCATGGGAGCCTTCACCCCAAGGCCTATGAAACTTAAAAAGCTTTCAGTAAATATAGCCGTAGGGATCTGCAGCGCCCCTGAAATAATTATGACACTGATACAGTTCGGAAGAATGTGCTTCCGTATTATACGCTTCGGCTTTGCTCCGCTTACCCGGGCTGCCAGTACATATTCATTTTCTTTAATGGTCAGAATCTGCCCACGGACCAGTCTTGCCATGCCTACCCAGTACAGCAGTCCAAATACAATAAACAGTGAAATCATATTGGTTCCCAAGCTCTTCAAAAACGGGATACTGTCCAGATTCAGAATTTCATTGAGCACCACTGACAGCAGAATAATCATAAGCAAATCAGGAAGTGAGTATATCATATCTACAATACGCATCATGATTAAATCGACCTTGCCCCCAAAATAACCTGAGATACTGCCATAAAGAACCCCTATAAGTAACACCAGCACACTGGCAAAAACACCGACAGCCAAAGAAATCCTGGTTCCGTAAACGACACGCATAAAGTAATCACGTCCTAACTCATCGGTACCCATGATATGAGGGAATATTTTTCCCCCATCGTCCATATATTTTTTTTCCAAGTCAGAATAATGAAAGGGTGCCATATTGATTGCAGTCTTGTCACGCTTTCCTTCTACACTGATAATTTGCGAATATTTATAAGGTACTATGCGAGGTGCCACGATAATCATCAGCAGGATTGCAATCAGCACGACGATACTTCCTACCGCCAGAGGATTTTTCTTCAGCCTTCTCATGCCATCCTTAAAAAATGATGCGGATTCACTCATGACTTCCTGCTGGTGCTTTTCCTCATCTGTCGCTTTTTCAAACTTCTTCAAGTCAATCTGCATACTTAGGGGAGATTTTTTTGGCATTTGGTTTATCTTATTTTCTGTATTATCCATCATTCGTCTCCTTCTAATCCAGTTTAATCCTGGGATCAATTATCTTATAAACAATATCTGTAATCAAATTTATAGTAACCATAAGAACTGCAAGGAAAATCGTTACTCCCATAATCAACGGATAATCCCTGTTCGTAATGCTGTCCACAAATTTGGAGCCCAATCCGCCAATTGTGAAAATTCTCTCGACCACAAGGCTTCCGGTCAGAATTGATGCCGTCATCGGTCCGACATAGGTAGCAACCGGGATGAGTGCATTTCGCAGCGTATGCTTAAAAAGTACTTTCCAACTGGCAACTCCTTTCGCACGAGCCGTACGCACATAATCCTGGCCCATGGCATCCAGCATACTGGTTTTTGTCAGTCGGGTAACGTAGGCCATCGGATAGGCCGCTAAAGATATAACCGGCAGAATATAATTAGGATTGTCCTTGCTCCATGCAGGAATCCATTCTAATTTAATAGAGAATACCAATAACAAAAGTGAGGCCAAAACAAAACTGGGCAAAGAGGTAAACAGGGATGAAAAGAAGATGATCAGTCTGTCCGGCACCTTGTTTCTGTTAAGAGCAGCGATGCTTCCGAAAATAATGCCGATGATTACGGCAACCACAACTGCCATTCCTCCTATT
The window above is part of the Novisyntrophococcus fermenticellae genome. Proteins encoded here:
- a CDS encoding ABC transporter ATP-binding protein; amino-acid sequence: MSENILTVKNLYTSFTTEKGEVMAVNGVSFNLDRGKILGIVGESGSGKSVTAYSIMQILEKNGTIKSGEVLYKGEDITKYSEEQLRKFRGKCCSIIFQDPMTSLNPVFTIGNQIREAIELHTPRKGKEAIDRAVEMLTLVGVNEPKKRIKQYPYELSGGMRQRVMIAMALACEPDILIADEPTTALDVTIQAQILELMQKLQKKLGMAIIMVTHDLGVIADMCDEIIVMYGGRVCERGTADDIFYRPCHEYTKGLLRSIPNVDRIGEKLLPIPGSPINLLNMPKGCAFCPRCENAMKICLEEQPPEMQMPDGHFASCWLNVKASMEAEEGAVKDE
- a CDS encoding ABC transporter permease; its protein translation is MDNTENKINQMPKKSPLSMQIDLKKFEKATDEEKHQQEVMSESASFFKDGMRRLKKNPLAVGSIVVLIAILLMIIVAPRIVPYKYSQIISVEGKRDKTAINMAPFHYSDLEKKYMDDGGKIFPHIMGTDELGRDYFMRVVYGTRISLAVGVFASVLVLLIGVLYGSISGYFGGKVDLIMMRIVDMIYSLPDLLMIILLSVVLNEILNLDSIPFLKSLGTNMISLFIVFGLLYWVGMARLVRGQILTIKENEYVLAARVSGAKPKRIIRKHILPNCISVIIISGALQIPTAIFTESFLSFIGLGVKAPMPSLGSLASLARAGITTYSYKLIFPAIMIALITLSFNLLGDGLRDAFDPKLRR
- a CDS encoding ABC transporter permease; this translates as MTKYVAKRILLALVTIFIVCGITFFAMNAIPGGPFDGEKAVSPEVKAAMEKRFNLDKPVPEQFVIYMKNLLKGDFGVSAKTGRDIGKTIFTSFKVSAQIGGMAVVVAVIIGIIFGSIAALNRNKVPDRLIIFFSSLFTSLPSFVLASLLLLVFSIKLEWIPAWSKDNPNYILPVISLAAYPMAYVTRLTKTSMLDAMGQDYVRTARAKGVASWKVLFKHTLRNALIPVATYVGPMTASILTGSLVVERIFTIGGLGSKFVDSITNRDYPLIMGVTIFLAVLMVTINLITDIVYKIIDPRIKLD